In a single window of the Phaeobacter sp. G2 genome:
- a CDS encoding AAA family ATPase, producing the protein MTADETTSFTMETLNSKTSSSGSKEDSHGASESSQSDEPNWQALITLWANGSPEDAGWLGELFNNTPYELLAELQTRLLISASDQQILSEHTARQAKRETSSRREAERLVGVENGSNSGTLANELTGWISTSHSPEVFFETLQQLLRKLPVEDLRQGIVGRRPRDESEAEEIKHEWQAIHATQESKNVTHSSSNRYLLKHRKSLSRTTQNNIKGKLENILKPLNFSRVTQAQLQAVAKLGEKFPNAENAIELIGRNLRRRWQYGDDRVHLRPMILTGEPGTGKTRLCREIGKILNVHVAITTVAGHSDSQIFGVSGGWSSASPSVMTTAISDSGSMNPLIMVDEIDKVRPSQNGDVWAEFLGLLEPTEAQTYYERFLATNVDASGISWVFTANDVTLIPRPFLSRCMVCRIEPPLPTQIRAIIRSLISDYAQDLGIDQRFLPVMSGDLEQLEESWPKHRSVRILSELLKILLDDRQKFFGKA; encoded by the coding sequence ATGACGGCCGACGAAACCACAAGTTTCACTATGGAGACGCTGAACTCCAAGACTTCTTCCAGCGGCAGTAAAGAGGATAGCCACGGTGCCTCCGAATCCTCCCAATCAGACGAACCCAACTGGCAGGCATTGATCACTCTCTGGGCGAACGGCAGCCCTGAAGACGCAGGTTGGTTAGGTGAGCTATTCAATAACACTCCCTATGAGCTTCTTGCTGAGCTACAAACCCGTCTTCTGATCTCGGCCTCCGATCAGCAAATTCTATCGGAGCATACAGCGAGACAAGCAAAGCGCGAGACCTCTTCCCGACGAGAGGCTGAAAGACTTGTGGGCGTAGAAAATGGCTCGAACTCAGGAACCCTAGCCAACGAACTGACTGGATGGATTTCCACCTCACATAGCCCTGAAGTCTTCTTTGAAACCCTCCAACAACTTTTAAGGAAACTGCCTGTTGAAGATCTTCGCCAGGGGATTGTTGGTCGCCGACCCAGAGATGAATCCGAGGCGGAAGAGATTAAGCACGAATGGCAGGCAATTCACGCAACGCAAGAGTCGAAAAATGTCACTCACAGCAGCAGCAATCGCTATCTGCTGAAACACAGAAAGTCACTGTCGCGAACCACTCAAAACAACATCAAAGGAAAACTAGAGAACATTCTCAAGCCTCTTAATTTCTCAAGGGTAACACAGGCACAGCTCCAAGCCGTTGCTAAGCTGGGTGAGAAGTTTCCAAACGCTGAGAATGCAATCGAACTGATTGGCCGGAATCTACGTCGCCGATGGCAATATGGTGACGACCGGGTCCATCTTCGCCCAATGATCTTAACGGGCGAACCTGGTACAGGAAAAACTAGGCTGTGCCGGGAGATTGGCAAAATTCTTAATGTGCATGTAGCCATCACTACCGTTGCTGGCCATTCTGACTCTCAGATTTTTGGAGTGTCAGGGGGATGGAGTTCTGCATCTCCGTCCGTCATGACTACAGCAATCTCAGACTCCGGCTCCATGAATCCTCTGATTATGGTAGACGAAATCGACAAAGTGAGGCCATCTCAAAATGGAGATGTCTGGGCTGAGTTCTTGGGCTTGCTGGAACCAACTGAAGCACAGACCTATTACGAACGCTTCTTAGCGACGAACGTAGATGCGAGTGGCATCTCCTGGGTGTTCACTGCGAATGATGTTACCTTGATCCCCCGGCCATTTCTATCTCGTTGTATGGTTTGCCGGATCGAACCCCCGCTTCCTACTCAAATTCGAGCAATCATTAGAAGCTTGATCTCAGACTATGCACAGGATCTGGGCATCGACCAACGCTTCCTTCCCGTGATGTCAGGAGATTTAGAGCAGCTTGAAGAAAGTTGGCCGAAGCACCGCTCAGTCCGAATCCTTTCTGAGCTCTTGAAGATTCTGCTGGATGATCGCCAAAAATTCTTCGGGAAAGCCTAA
- a CDS encoding ImmA/IrrE family metallo-endopeptidase has protein sequence MKKEFLENPRPYTAREVLELAGITEPPVDLSKVLAAFELAQSENFEFDQLELSGSIEWTADRKSAKIWVNPIEAEVRQRFTLSHELGHLFLHMLPKHDKEGEADTFKDTPNKFHRDGSTSQVEREANQFAARLLMPAPLVKEYAKNIADENRTDDGKIGMSRNAYIEELASIFNVSRQSMEIRLKNLRVIS, from the coding sequence ATGAAGAAGGAATTTCTTGAAAACCCAAGGCCTTACACTGCGCGTGAGGTCCTGGAGCTTGCAGGCATTACAGAGCCACCTGTTGATCTAAGCAAAGTTCTTGCGGCCTTTGAGCTGGCTCAGAGCGAAAATTTCGAGTTCGACCAACTGGAATTGTCGGGGTCGATCGAGTGGACGGCTGACCGAAAGTCCGCGAAAATTTGGGTGAACCCCATCGAAGCAGAAGTTAGGCAGCGGTTTACACTCAGCCATGAGCTAGGCCACCTTTTCCTCCACATGCTGCCCAAGCATGACAAAGAAGGGGAAGCTGATACCTTTAAGGACACGCCCAATAAGTTTCATAGAGACGGGAGCACTTCTCAGGTAGAACGTGAAGCAAATCAATTCGCAGCACGCCTCTTGATGCCTGCCCCGCTAGTGAAAGAATATGCAAAAAATATTGCTGATGAAAACCGCACTGATGACGGAAAGATTGGAATGTCACGAAATGCATATATTGAGGAGTTAGCAAGTATATTCAACGTCTCCAGGCAATCTATGGAGATTCGATTGAAGAACCTTCGAGTAATTTCCTGA
- a CDS encoding Arm DNA-binding domain-containing protein: protein MTRARHKLSAAKIKNTETGTLYDGGGLQLQKTSRNSGKWIYRYSFLGKRRDMGLGSFPSIGLANARSFRDHWEHTKISGRDPVEAREDELAQKMKQLKAFDPTFEEAVERCRKHNAAKLKRGGDAGRWRSPLDTHAIPLLGKRRVSTLKVPDIKRVLEPI from the coding sequence ATGACCAGAGCAAGACATAAACTGAGCGCAGCCAAGATCAAGAACACCGAAACCGGTACTCTATATGATGGCGGGGGTTTGCAACTGCAGAAAACTTCCCGCAACTCAGGAAAGTGGATCTATCGCTACAGCTTCCTTGGCAAAAGACGCGACATGGGGTTGGGATCATTCCCAAGCATCGGTTTGGCTAATGCGAGATCGTTTCGAGATCACTGGGAGCACACTAAAATCTCGGGGCGCGATCCAGTTGAAGCACGGGAAGATGAACTAGCCCAAAAAATGAAGCAACTAAAGGCTTTCGACCCAACATTTGAAGAAGCCGTGGAAAGATGTCGCAAGCACAATGCTGCTAAGCTAAAGAGAGGAGGCGATGCTGGAAGGTGGAGGTCCCCTTTGGACACCCATGCCATCCCACTGCTCGGGAAGAGGCGTGTGTCCACTTTAAAAGTTCCGGATATCAAAAGAGTCCTAGAACCCATCTAG